One genomic window of Actinoalloteichus hoggarensis includes the following:
- a CDS encoding metal ABC transporter permease, with protein MFRLLQLDFVRQALLAAAVLGLVSGVLGPLVVARNMSFAVHGTAELAFTGAAAALLLGLSVGVGALAGAVIAAVILGVLGRRGTEQDSVIGAVLAFGLGLGVLLLWLYPGRASSKFSLLVGQIVGVDSTDLALLSGASIAVIAVFAVLYRPLLFASVDPEVALARGVPLAWLTPIFAVLVGVATALGVQTVGALLVLALMVTPGAAAARVTANPVTATVLAVLFAEAAVLGGIVLSLAPGAPVSSFVTAISFTIYLVCRLIGRYRLRRVGTA; from the coding sequence ATGTTCCGGCTGCTTCAGCTGGACTTCGTCCGTCAGGCGCTGCTCGCCGCCGCGGTGCTCGGGCTGGTCTCGGGTGTCCTCGGTCCCCTCGTGGTCGCCAGAAACATGTCCTTCGCCGTCCACGGCACCGCGGAACTGGCCTTCACAGGAGCCGCCGCGGCACTACTGCTGGGGCTGAGCGTGGGCGTCGGGGCGCTGGCGGGCGCGGTGATCGCCGCCGTGATCCTCGGCGTCCTCGGCAGGCGGGGCACCGAGCAGGACTCGGTGATCGGCGCGGTCCTCGCCTTCGGACTCGGCCTCGGCGTCCTGCTGCTATGGCTGTATCCGGGCCGTGCCTCCAGCAAGTTCAGCCTGCTGGTCGGTCAGATCGTCGGGGTGGACTCGACCGATCTCGCGCTGTTGTCCGGGGCGTCCATCGCGGTGATCGCGGTGTTCGCGGTGCTGTATCGGCCGCTGCTGTTCGCCAGTGTCGACCCCGAGGTGGCGTTGGCCAGGGGCGTCCCGCTGGCATGGCTGACGCCGATCTTCGCGGTGCTGGTCGGCGTGGCCACCGCGCTCGGCGTCCAGACCGTCGGTGCGCTGCTGGTCCTCGCCCTCATGGTCACACCGGGCGCCGCGGCTGCTCGGGTCACGGCGAATCCGGTGACGGCCACCGTGCTGGCCGTGCTCTTCGCCGAGGCCGCCGTGTTGGGCGGGATCGTGCTCTCCCTCGCGCCCGGCGCGCCGGTGAGCAGCTTCGTCACCGCCATCTCCTTCACCATCTACCTGGTGTGCAGGCTGATCGGGCGCTACCGGCTGCGCCGGGTCGGCACCGCCTGA